A portion of the Podospora pseudoanserina strain CBS 124.78 chromosome 2, whole genome shotgun sequence genome contains these proteins:
- the VMA1 gene encoding H(+)-transporting V1 sector ATPase subunit A (COG:C; BUSCO:EOG09261225; EggNog:ENOG503Q3J7), with product MQAGLGLGLRPRLKARPSLVDLLVRAASTQQQASSPPPPAGNNAPSGPGSRQEELLRPGAPTATAAALLILDQAANLPLPSSPETPRINTPASVPPSSASISNIPTLVITAESPPPSPLPAPTAIVAPPPKPSMAPSKADGQDGVHSGKIYSVSGPVVVAEDMIGVAMYELVKVGHDQLVGEVIRINGDQATIQVYEETAGVMVGDPVLRTGKPLSVELGPGLLNNIYDGIQRPLEKISQVSQSIYIPRGIAAPALDREKKWEFTPTKKVGDHIAGGDVWGTVYENSFITVHKILLPPRARGTITRIAEKGSYTVEEKILEVEFDGKKTEYPMMQTWPVRVPRPTTEKHSANQPFLVGQRVLDALFPSVQGGTVAIPGAFGCGKTVISQSVSKFSNSDVIVYVGCGERGNEMAEVLKDFPSLKIEVDGRMEPIMKRTTLIANTSNMPVAAREASIYTGITVAEYFRDQGMDVAMMADSSSRWAEALREISGRLGEMPADQGFPAYLSAKLASFYERAGKVQALGSPDRDGSVSIVGAVSPPGGDFSDPVTSATLGIVQVFWGLDKKLAQRKHFPSINTSLSYSKYTMTLDKWYEKEYPDFPRLRDRIKQLLSDSEELDQVVQLVGKSALSDPDKITLDMATLIKEDFLQQNGYSKYDQFCPIWKTEWMMKLMMGFHDEAQKAIASGQSWAKVRDATQDLQGELRRLKFEIPDEGQEKICKKYEAIQQAMLDKFASVIDE from the exons ATGCAGGCGGGACTGGGACTGGGACTGCGCCCGCGGTTGAAGGCGCGGCCGTCGCTGGTTGACTTGTTGGTTAGAGCTGCTAGCACACAGCAGCAAGCGTCatcgcctccaccgccggctGGCAACAACGCTCCCTCAGGCCCCGGGTCCCGCCAAGAGGAGCTCCTCCGACCGGGAGCTCCAACTGCAACTGCAGCGGCGCTGCTGATTCTCGACCAAGCTGCGAACCTCCCACTTCCTAGCTCGCCAGAAACACCACGCATCAACACGCCCGCATCCGTCCCGCCATCGTCGGCCTCTATTTCGAATATACCTACGCTCGTCATTACTGCTGAatcccctccgccatctcccctccccgcgcCTACAGCAATtgttgctcctcccccgaagCCCAGCATGGCCCCC TCCAAAGCAGATGGCCAGGATGGAGTGCACAGCG GCAAAATCTACTCGGTGTCTGG CCCCGTCGTTGTCGCCGAGGACATGATTGGTGTTGCTATGTATGAGTTG GTCAAAGTTGGTCACGATCAGCTCGTTGGTGAAGTCATTCGTATCAATGGCGACCAAGCGACCATCCAGGTGTACGAGGAAACAG CCGGTGTCATGGTTGGCGACCCCGTGCTCCGAACCGGCAAGCCCCTCTCCGTCGAACTCGGCCCCGGTCTCTTGAACAATATCTACGATGGTATCCAGCGCCCACTTGAAAAGATCTCGCAGGTCTCCCAGAGCATTTATATCCCCAGAGGCATCGCCGCTCCTGCCCTCGACCGCGAGAAGAAGTGGGAGTTTACCCCAACCAAGAAGGTCGGCGACCACATCGCCGGTGGTGACGTATGGGGTACTGTTTACGAAAACTCGTTCATTACCGTCCACAAGATTCTCTTGCCTCCTAGGGCTCGCGGTACCATCACGAGGATCGCCGAGAAGGGCAGCTACACagtcgaggagaagatccTCGAGGTCGAGTTCGACGGCAAGAAGACTGAGTACCCCATGATGCAGACCTGGCCAGTACGTGTGCCGCGCCCAACCACGGAGAAGCACTCTGCCAATCAGCCCTTCCTGGTCGGTCAGCGTGTGCTCGACGCTCTCTTTCCTTCGGTCCAGGGTGGTACCGTTGCCATTCCCGGTGCTTTCGGCTGTGGCAAGACTGTCATTTCCCAGTCCGTCTCCAAGTTCTCCAACAGCGATGTCATCGTGTACGTCGGCTGTGGTGAGCGTGGTAACGAGATGGCCGAAGTCTTGAAGGATTTCCCATCGCTCAAGATTGAGGTCGATGGCCGCATGGAGCCTATCATGAAGCGCACAACTCTTATTGCCAACACGTCCAACATGCCCGTCGCTGCACGTGAAGCATCCATCTACACCGGCATCACAGTGGCCGAGTACTTCAGAGATCAGGGCATGGACGTTGCCATGATGGCTGACTCGTCTTCCCGCTGGGCTGAGGCTCTGAGAGAAATTTCCGGCCGTCTCGGTGAAATGCCCGCTGATCAAGGTTTCCCCGCCTACCTCTCTGCCAAGTTAGCCTCGTTCTACGAACGTGCCGGAAAGGTCCAGGCGCTGGGCAGCCCCGACCGCGATGGCAGTGTCAGCATTGTAGGTGCCGTGTCACCACCCGGTGGTGATTTCTCCGATCCTGTTACATCTGCCACGCTCGGTATCGTGCAGGTCTTCTGGGGTTTGGACAAGAAGCTTGCGCAGCGCAAGCATTTCCCTTCGATCAACACCTCGCTCAGTTACAGCAAGTACACCATGACGCTCGACAAGTGGTACGAGAAGGAGTATCCCGACTTCCCTCGCCTGCGCGACCGTATCAAGCAGCTTCTTTCCGACAGTGAAGAGCTCGACCAGGTCGTCCAGCTGGTCGGCAAGTCTGCGCTGTCTGACCCTGACAAGATCACCTTGGATATGGCTACCCTCATCAAGGAGGATTTCCTCCAGCAGAACGGTTACTCCAAGTATGACCAGTTCTGCCCCATCTGGAAGACGGAGTGGATGATGAAGCTCATGATGGGATTCCACGATGAGGCACAAAAGGCGATCGCCTCTGGCCAGAGCTGGGCCAAGGTGCGCGATGCCACCCAGGACCTCCAGGGCGAGCTGCGCAGACTCAAGTTTGAGATTCCAGATGAGGGACAGGAGAAGATTTGCAAGAAG TACGAGGCGATACAACAAGCCATGCTTGACAAGTTTGCTTCCGTGATTGACGAGTAA
- a CDS encoding hypothetical protein (EggNog:ENOG503P1R1; COG:S), producing MTSIPILRTCFVSACAYTLLYQRDSRLLNAHKAVVVARRTTRYTAPRHRLLRRRRAAWSAFDPEFSSLRKPSQHSFIAPDPLIIENKQPPPPPPPPAQKTEPPRPRTPITPKNQQYPYYMDQMISPRRSLDDTMAGQGTPNNLRRHVANRGIGSRGSSQDDTRPRTIPDDLLSSPSSPFGGFSGGRSSRSTSSASRTTNRLSLTLPIAPPSAFPSRPVPASTTAATFPPTPLDTPSSIMSPVEGIDFITAIAAQERRVMELREELDRAEAELARLKEEFTLHEGYKKRPANRRNHEALRSLNSPADCHDEVAIRRSIELDRRKTLLGQQHQQQQPTPEKSRRRVFTGGHARKLSLLSPTKPGEGFSIHEDGPNHLKLDYDPHGVHNYAPVTPSYLAKRASWAPRTTPQPTSVKQIAQDLKSGIWTFMEDIRQATVGDEPITGQGVYLRDNTGNMRQTKVERMLLFDSSDQQDTIRPAPNPRPKVSSAFDDLATMDPIPTTAQEEEFKPPPLPLRRSKTEAAKPTKRFSWTPLTADSVDDNDWSNWNSSPPTGGGVSSPRWSGTTVNGDIMPSDPTSPKRGGEEEEEEEEEETPLKNKSSKSRLNSGGNNKRNGSSPNGTGKLEELLPPVLNKLTPSNIKKMGSEFMKEWERSLSPPEQQRQQGGKEKGI from the exons atgacctccatccccatcctccgaACTTGCTTCGTTTCGGCTTGCGCCTACACTCTTTTATACCAACGCGACAGCCGCCTGCTGAACGCTCACAaggccgtcgtcgtcgccagaAGAACGACTCGCTACACCgctccccgccaccgccttctTCGACGCCGCAGAGCTGCTTGGTCGGCCTTTGATCCTGAATTCTCCTCCTTGCGCAAGCCGTCACAACACTCGTTTATCGCCCCCGACCCCCTTATCATtgaaaacaaacaaccaccaccaccaccaccaccaccagcacagaAGACCGAACCACCCCGCCCAAGAACACCCATCACGCCAAAGAACCAACAGTACCCTTATTACATGGATCAGATGATTTCACCTAGAAGAAGCCTGGACGATACAATGGCAGGACAAGGAACACCAAACAATTTACGGCGGCACGTTGCCAATCGAGGAATTGGAAGCCGAGGAAGCAGTCAAGACGACACACGACCTCGAACAATCCCCGATGATCTTCTCAGCTCGCCCAGTTCCCCCTTTGGTGGGTTCAGCGGGGGTCGCTCCTCACgatccacctcctcagcctccagAACCACCAACAGATTATCCCTGACTCTACCCATCGCACCACCAAGTGCCTTCCCCTCCCGACCCGTCCcagcatccaccaccgcagcgACCtttcccccaacaccattagacaccccctcctccatcatgtcCCCAGTGGAGGGAATCGACTTCATCACCGCGATAGCAGCGCAGGAGAGGCGAGTAATGGAGCTGAGGGAAGAGCTGGACCgtgccgaggccgagctggCGAGGTTAAAAGAGGAGTTTACCCTACACGAGGGATACAAGAAGAGGCCAGCTAACAGGCGAAACCACGAAGCGTTGCGATCGTTAAACTCGCCGGCGGATTGTCACGACGAGGTTGCCATCCGGAGGAGCATTGAGCTGGACAGGAGGAAGACGTTGCtggggcagcagcaccaacaacagcaacctaCACCGGAAAAGAGCCGGCGACGGGTATTCACTGGTGGTCACGCGAGGAAACTCTCGCTGCTATCACCGACAAAACCGGGCGAGGGCTTCTCCATACATGAAGACGGGCCGAACCATCTGAAACTAGACTACGATCCACATGGTGTTCATAACTATGCTCCTGTTACTCCGAGCTACCTCGCCAAACGCGCCTCCTGGGCACCGAGGACTACACCCCAGCCTACAAGCGTTAAGCAGATTGCCCAGGACCTCAAATCAGGTATCTGGACCTTCATGGAAGACATCCGCCAAGCGACGGTGGGCGACGAACCCATCACCGGACAGGGCGTCTACCTCCGCGACAACACGGGCAACATGCGCCAGACGAAAGTGGAGAGGATGCTCCTTTTTGACAGCAGCGACCAGCAAGACACCATCCGGCCCGCACCCAATCCTCGACCAAAGGTTTCGTCGGCGTTTGATGATTTGGCGACAATGGACCCTATCCCTACTACTGCCCAGGAAGAGGAGTttaaaccaccaccactccccctcaGGAGATCAAAGACGGAAGCGGCAAAACCAACAAAGAGGTTCTCGTGGACGCCGCTGACGGCCGACTCGGTGGATGATAATGACTGGTCGAATTGGAATAGCAGCCCGCcgacgggtggtggtgtgtcgAGTCCGCGGTGGAGCGGGACGACGGTGAATGGGGATATTATGCCTAGTGATCCGACCTCGCcgaagaggggaggggaggaggaagaggaagaggaagaggaagagacgCCATT GAAAAACAAAAGCTCGAAATCGAGACTGAACAGCGgcggcaacaacaagaggAACGGCTCATCCCCCAACGGCACCGGGAAATTGGAGGAGTTGCTCCCGCCTGTACTCAACAAGCTCACCCCGTCCAATATTAAGAAGATGGGGAGTGAGTTTATGAAGGAATGGGAACGGAGTTTGAGTCCGCccgagcagcagcggcagcaggggggaaaggagaaggggattTAG
- the HEM3_1 gene encoding porphobilinogen deaminase (EggNog:ENOG503NU7D; COG:H; BUSCO:EOG09262YP5): MTEEYTVKIGTRRSALALAQTDLVIAALSKAAGPSVKFEVHSMATMGDRDKTTPLPSLGKGLWTSELEAKLVNKEVDVIVHSLKDMPTSLPEGCVLGAVTQREDARDVVVFPRRQGGEYKALKDLPEGSVVGTSSVRRAAQLKRSYKGLVFRDVRGNIDTRLAKCDDENGGYDAIILAAAGLLRLGYDERIGQYLESSTEGGGLLHAVGQGALGLEIREGDEKIAKLIKAAVDEDTMMAAFAERSVMRTLEGGCSVPIGVETKWVEDEGEKKLRLKVAVVSLDGKKAVDGERTEKIANLEEAEALGKSLAEKLAREGAQEILDAINKLRESAPGALKVSDA, encoded by the coding sequence ATGACCGAAGAATACACCGTCAAGATCGGCACCCGCCGCTCGGCCCTCGCGCTGGCCCAGACCGACCTCGTCATCGCCGCGCTCTCAAAGGCGGCCGGTCCGTCGGTCAAGTTTGAGGTTCACTCCATGGCTACCATGGGGGACAGGGACAAGACTACCCCTTTGCCGTCgctggggaaggggttaTGGACTAGTGAATTGGAGGCGAAGCTGGTGAACAAGGAGGTGGATGTTATTGTGCACTCGCTCAAGGACATGCCGACGAGCCTGCCGGAGGGGTGTGTTCTCGGGGCGGTTAcgcagagggaggatgcgagggatgtggttgtttttcCGAGGCGTCAGGGGGGGGAATATAAGGCGCTGAAGGACCTTCCTGAggggtcggtggtggggacTAGCAgcgtgaggagggcggcgcaGCTCAAGAGGAGCTATAAGGGGTTGGTTTTTAGGGATGTGAGGGGGAACATTGATACTAGGTTGGCAAagtgtgatgatgagaatgggGGGTATGATGCTATTattttggcggcggcggggttgttgaggttggggtatGATGAGAGGATTGGGCAGTATCTGGAGAGCTCgacggagggaggggggttgttgcatGCTGTGGGCCagggggcgttggggttggagattagggagggggatgagaagaTTGCCAAGTTGATCAAAGCTgcggtggatgaggataCTATGATGGCGGCTTTTGCGGAGAGAAGTGTGATGAGGACGTTGGAGGGCGGGTGCTCGGTGCCGATTGGGGTTGAGACGAagtgggttgaggatgagggggagaaaAAGCTGAGGTTGAAGGTTGCGGTTGTCAGTCTGGATGGCAAAAAGGctgtggatggggagaggacAGAGAAGATTGCGaatttggaggaggccgaggctcTTGGGAAGAGCTTGGCTGAGAAGCTGGCCAGGGAGGGTGCTCAGGAGATTCTTGATGCTATCAACAAGCTTCGTGAATCGGCGCCGGGTGCGCTCAAGGTCAGCGATGCTTAG
- the TEM1 gene encoding Ras GTPase tem1 (EggNog:ENOG503NYD0; COG:U; BUSCO:EOG092644X6), whose product MNPPTAFYQEPSNQPEGSPAQFPIADPNTMEQDHAAAHPYSDSALTPTPTYNQAPVELQDDSMAGMEDTVQPTNDYGASDLNGFHDRHHAQSSSGEQHGLGIANSPHVNENTDPDSTARYGNQPLQQPSLSRPPSGLSGQAPNASSSNGQGVAGDVQNNGRNHVVIKVGMVGDAQIGKTSLMVKYVEGSWDEDYIQTLGVNFMEKTISIRNTEITFSIWDLGGQREFVNMLPLVCNDAVAILFMFDLTRKSTLNSIKEWYRQGRGFNKTAIPVLVGTKYDHFVNLSREEQEEISTQARRFAKAMRAALIFSSTSHSINVQKIFKIVLSKAFDLKCTIPEISNVGEPLLLYQSV is encoded by the exons ATGAACCCCCCTACCGCCTTCTACCAGGAACCCTCCAACCAGCCCGAGGGATCCCCAGCTCAATTCCCCATCGCCgaccccaacaccatggaGCAAGATCATGCTGCCGCTCACCCTTACTCAGACTCTGCTCTGACTCCCACCCCTACCTACAACCAAGCCCCAGTTGAGCTGCAGGATGACTCTATGGCCGGAATGGAGGACACAGTTCAGCCTACAAACGACTATGGCGCCTCAGATCTCAATGGCTTCCACGATCGACACCATGCTCAGTCATCCTCTGGCGAACAACATGGTCTCGGAATTGCCAACTCGCCCCATGTGAATGAGAACACCGATCCCGACTCGACCGCTCGGTACGGAAACCAGCCATTGCAGCAACCTTCCCTTTCTCGACCCCCATCCGGCCTCTCGGGACAAGCGCCAAatgccagcagcagcaatggaCAAGGGGTGGCCGGTGATGTGCAGAATAATGGCCGCAACCACGTGGTCATCAAGGTTGGCATGGTTGGCGATGCCCAGATTGGCAAGACAAGTCTCATGGTCAAATACGTCGAGGGGTCCTGGGACGAGGACTACATCCAGACTCTGGGTGTCAACTTTATGGAAAAGACAATCAGCATCCGAAACACTGAGATTACCTTCAGCATCTGGGATTTGGGTGGTCAGCGCGAATTTGTCAACATGCTGCCACTGGTGTGCAATGATGCCGTGGCCATCCTGTTCATGTTTGATTTGACTCGCAAGAGCACGTTGAACAGCATCAAGGAGTGGTATCGCCAGGGACGCGGCTTTAACAAGACGGCCATCCCTGTTCTCGTGGGCACAAAGTACGACCACTTTGTGAACTTGTCACgcgaggagcaggaggagatatCGACTCAG GCCCGTCGTTTTGCAAAGGCCATGCGTGCTGCATTGATCTTTAGCAGCACAAGTCACAGTATCAACGTTCAGAAG ATCTTCAAGATTGTGCTCTCCAAAGCTTTTGATCTGAAGTGCACCATTCCTGAAATCAGCAATGTCGGGGAGCCATTGCTGCTCTACCAGTCCGTCTAA
- the GCV3 gene encoding glycine cleavage system H-protein subunit (BUSCO:EOG09264SUZ; COG:E; EggNog:ENOG503P4M7) translates to MASIARCLRAARPSAFAVVRSSASRTVAARPFSVTASNEIRKYTKEHEWIDLAADKKTGVIGISEYAAKALGDLVYVELPEEGRTVNKGDAIGAVESVKSAADINAPVSCKITQINLVLEEKPGNLNQVPEDDSHGGGWIAKVQVDEQGLQDFETLMDSEQYNEFTANEDH, encoded by the exons ATGGCCTCCATTGCCCGGTGCCTAAGGGCTGCCCGCCCATCAGCCTTCGCTGTCGTGAGGAGCTCTGCTTCCCGCACCGTTGCTGCCCGCCCATTTTCCGTCACCGCATCCA ACGAGATCAGGAAATACACCAAGGAGCACGAATGGATTgacctcgccgccgacaagAAGACCGGCGTCATCGGCATCAGCGAGTACGCCGCCAAGGCCCTCGGTGACCTCGTCTACGTCGAGCTCCCAGAGGAGGGCCGGACCGTCAACAAGGGCGACGCTATCGGTGCCGTCGAGTCGGTCAAGAGTGCCGCCGACATCAACGCCCCCGTGAGCTGCAAGATCACCCAGATCAACCTCGTGCTCGAGGAGAAGCctggcaacctcaaccagGTCCCTGAGGATGACTcccacggcggcggctggaTCGCCAAGGTCCAGGTTGACGAGCAGGGCCTCCAGGACTTTGAGACCCTGATGGACTCTGAGCAGTACAACGAGTTTACTGCCAACGAGGACCACTAA
- the RAD9 gene encoding radiation sensitive protein rad9 (COG:L; EggNog:ENOG503NZ60) encodes MPSKTLRGAEKKALEGENESQDTLEVFNRLVQGYGVGIASSSPPPPDLSTTPPPSKPGVQKDVGRFKKPPSFNTRGTTRAGNNNSQSRRQHRSGVERAPSQGSQTRQAPGSDGPDTQLTDIPAPNQINVARRDKMDSQKSTQSNNGRSYDQYCRSPSPSMDTRTREQAIVEEENAGTVQFDLDKIPQETPYHGSNLPNDSGFVDYGTSRLPKHASHQPILSSPRPPETPAAPHNPFRQGLSQLLPPSQMFQSTQFSSAVKVASPTSSRPSPAEFPHPGSLTGPALSSPLKDRGLRSSSVPNPPSSPQILPGRKSSNLENRPSSPIPSASNGNKAATEAPQSELLPRRRAAPEPMAAYEPIHKSQERRGSSEVRSDPPVFEKDDDDDEELLRRRRAQSKKNAALKSLTAISVPRSAKTKMAEVEVPLTSSEKQTTKAEAYLVQCHGTEAQDSSPDEETIKDSQAKNLPSGPKQPAIVDDDSTQSDNGDMAEPVVDLTPVAEPELPAVRSRRSARSGHPVEPPGLAPATSIIPETSPTRVRMEAGVVEEPTHQPAAPELEPVLPHSTPPAPNTRSRRAIPEPRHPSSSDLTSIASTPSIYTDSTRASVSERSPLEASMAGNFSAVSTRLNRRQVRERVAKPKGSRESLRQSVRLQSRRGSGSTDELALPLPTTPAFEDSLGVSRLNIASASRSTFRAACASIKSPFGQPTSGLFSNMAFAISFQSKKPGETNDQYKKRMDDSTTLQKRIAQAGGRVLPNGFDELFEVSPGRSLTSTPVASPGKGQTSAEIQLTPVGYATGFTALIADGHSRKVKYMQALALGLPCIAPRWVTMCLDRGELVDWSPFLLCAGQSAFLDNAIRSRSLAPYDAATARLADVVAQRPKLLQGSRMLAVVKKSVQSKKMPYVFLAQVLGVSLTRVYTADEARVAVKAAEEAGQVFDWVYVDGKSVEQALFSAPCSTGQKKKRKRGSMAAPEVVTGDGGEPPLKRIRTLDDELVIQSLILGRLIEEGEMEQ; translated from the exons ATGCCATCCAAGACACTGCGAGGGGCCGAGAAAAAGGCGCTGGAAGGGGAAAATGAGTCTCAGGACACTCTGGAGGTTTTTAACCGCTTGGTGCAAGGCTACGGTGTTGGCATT GCAAGCagctcacctccaccaccagaccTCAGCACCACGCCGCCTCCAAGCAAGCCTGGTGTTCAGAAAG ACGTTGGCCGCTTCAAAAAGCCACCATCCTTCAAC ACGCGGGGGACGACGCGTGcaggcaacaacaactcaCAATCTCGTCGTCAACATCGTTCCGGCGTGGAAAGGGCACCATCGCAGGGGTCACAAACCCGCCAGGCTCCTGGCAGCGATGGCCCAGACACTCAGTTAACAGACATCCCTGCCCCAAACCAGATCAACGTTGCGCGCCGAGACAAGATGGACTCGCAAAAGTCGACACAGTCCAACAATGGTCGAAGCTATGACCAGTACTGTCGTTCGCCATCTCCCAGCATGGACACTCGGACTCGAGAACAAGCGAttgtggaggaagagaatgCAGGGACGGTGCAGTTTGATCTTGATAAAATTCCCCAGGAAACGCCCTATCATGGTTCCAATCTGCCAAACGACTCGGGCTTCGTTGACTATGGTACAAGTCGTCTTCCCAAACATGCATCTCACCAGCCCATCTTATCGTCGCCTCGCCCGCCAGAGACACCGGCTGCTCCACATAACCCGTTTCGACAAGGACTCTCTCAGCTACTTCCCCCGTCCCAAATGTTTCAGTCGACCCAGTTTTCATCGGCCGTCAAGGTGGCCAGCCCAACTTCCTCACGACCATCGCCGGCAGAGTTCCCTCACCCAGGATCACTTACCGGCCCAGCTCTGTCATCCCCACTTAAGGATCGGGGTCTTCGGTCGTCTTCTGTCCCGAACCCGCCATCAAGCCCACAGATTCTTCCAGGGAGAAAGTCATCCAACCTGGAAAATCGACCCAGCAGTCCCATTCCTAGCGCCTCGAATGGAAACAAAGCTGCTACTGAAGCGCCGCAATCTGAGTTGCTCCCAAGGCGAAGAGCAGCCCCGGAGCCAATGGCCGCTTATGAGCCTATTCACAAGTCCCAAGAAAGACGTGGCTCCTCGGAAGTGCGGTCAGACCCTCCTGTATTCGAaaaggacgatgatgatgacgaggagctACTTCGACGTCGAAGGGCACAGAGCAAAAAGAATGCTGCGCTCAAGTCACTAACCGCCATCAGTGTACCGCGTTCAGCGAAGACGAAGATGGCAGAAGTCGAAGTGCCATTGACGAGCAGTGAGAAACAAACGACAAAGGCGGAGGCATATCTTGTCCAGTGCCACGGCACCGAGGCTCAAGATTCTTCACCGGATGAAGAGACCATCAAGGACTCCCAAGCTAAGAACTTGCCATCTGGACCGAAACAGCCCGCTATTGTTGACGACGATTCAACCCAGTCTGACAACGGGGATATGGCAGAGCCAGTGGTAGACTTGACGCCAGTAGCAGAGCCCGAACTTCCAGCAGTGCGTTCAAGGCGGTCAGCTCGTTCAGGCCATCCTGTTGAGCCCCCAGGTCTAGCTCCAGCTACATCCATCATTCCGGAAACGAGTCCTACACGAGTCAGAATGGAAGCCGGTGTGGTAGAGGAGCCAACCCATCAGCCGGCTGCCCCAGAACTGGAGCCGGTCTTGCCTCACTCGACCCCCCCGGCGCCCAATACAAGATCCAGAAGGGCAATTCCTGAGCCTCGTCACCCTTCAAGCTCAGACCTCACCTCCATCGCCTCAACCCCCAGTATCTACACAGACTCTACTAGAGCATCTGTGTCTGAGCGCTCGCCTCTCGAGGCTTCAATGGCTGGGAACTTCTCAGCGGTTTCTACGAGACTGAACCGGAGACAAGTCCGTGAGAGAGTTGCAAAGCCGAAAGGCTCAAGAGAGAGTCTGAGGCAATCTGTAAGGTTGCAGAGCAGGAGGGGCTCAGGTTCAACAGACGAGCTCGCTCTGCCCCTGCCGACAACGCCGGCTTTTGAGGATAGCTTGGGCGTCTCCCGTCTCAATATTGCTTCGGCATCTCGGTCGACTTTTCGAGCTGCCTGCGCGAGCATCAAATCGCCCTTCGGCCAGCCTACTTCGGGATTGTTCAGCAATATGGCTTTTGCCATTTCTTTTCAATCGAAAAAGCCAGGTGAAACCAATGATCAGTACAAGAAGCGCATGGACGATTCAACCACCCTTCAGAAGCGTATTGCGCAAGCTGGGGGCAGGGTGCTTCCAAATGGATTCGATGAGCTCTTTGAGGTTTCACCCGGGAGATCACTCACGTCGACCCCGGTCGCTAGTCCTGGGAAGGGCCAGACGTCGGCTGAGATCCAACTCACTCCTGTTGGGTATGCCACCGGATTTACGGCGTTGATTGCTGATGGGCACTCTCGCAAGGTAAAGTACATGCAGGCTTTGGCGTTGGGGCTGCCGTGTATTGCTCCGCGTTGGGTGACGATGTGTCTAGACaggggggagctggtggactGGTCGCCTTTTCTCTTGTGCGCTGGACAGTCGGCTTTTTTGGATAATGCCATCAGGTCGAGGAGTTTGGCTCCTTATGATGCCGCGACGGCTAGGTTGGCGGATGTGGTTGCCCAGCGCCCGAAGCTGCTGCAGGGGAGCAGGATGCTGGCCGTGGTGAAAAAGTCGGTCCAGTCGAAAAAGATGCCGTATGTGTTTCTGGCGCAGGTGCTGGGGGTTTCGTTGACGAGGGTGTATACTGCTGACGAGGCCAGGGTGGCGGTGAAGgctgcggaggaggcggggcaGGTGTTTGACTGGGTTTATGTTGATGGGAAGTCGGTCGAGCAGGCGCTGTTTTCTGCTCCTTGTTCGAcggggcagaagaagaagaggaagagggggtcgATGGCGGcgccggaggtggtgacgggggatggtggtgagccGCCCTTGAAGAGGATCAGGAcgttggatgatgagttggtgATTCAGAGtttgattttggggaggttgattgaggagggggaaatGGAAcagtga
- a CDS encoding hypothetical protein (EggNog:ENOG503PWRT; COG:S) has translation MTKMLSLVLLLFASLSRAQDNTPLPLPSPTSTTSVTVPWSSIPVPPAATGTVWSSTSAPTSAPAASGGSGAATGQGAVCGKGFTYCGYILRDHQGFAEADIVKSYCSASKENCLDGKTKTDPIQALYVCVPPDNSTTTLSLTSNISPNSNPYANSDDGSSSHSSFFRSLFSGFGSNNNKLHPRGFNNKKRQAPVAGAGGGSSCSLTDTPGNKIELLCSCGGTCLNPDKDHIGRCDAPCN, from the exons ATGACCAAGATGTTGTCACTCGTCTTACTGCTGTTCGCTTCTTTGTCTCGGGCACAGGATAAcactcctcttcctttgcCCTCGCCGACTTCGACGACGTCTGTTACGGTGCCGTGGTCGAGCATCCCCGTGCCTCCGGCGGCGACAGGAACGGTGTGGTCTTCTACTTCGGCACCTACATCTGCTCCTGCGGCCTCCGGCGGCAGCGGTGCCGCCACTGGTCAGGGGGCAGTTTGTGGGAAGGGGTTTACGTATTGTGGGTATATCTTGAGGGATCATCAAG GCTTCGCCGAAGCAGACATAGTAAAATCCTACTGCTCCGCCTCCAAAGAAAACTGCCTCGACGGCAAGACCAAAACCGACCCCATCCAAGCCCTCTACGTCTGCGTCCCCCCCGacaactccaccaccaccttgtccctcacctccaacatctcccccaactcTAACCCCTACGCCAACTCCGACGacggctcctcctcccattccTCCTTTTTCAGATCACTCTTTTCCGGTTTTGgtagcaacaacaacaagctccacCCCCgcggcttcaacaacaaaaagagACAAGCCCCCGTCGCCGGCgcaggcggcggcagctccTGCAGCCTGACCGACACCCCGGGCAACAAGATCGAGCTGCTCTGCAGTTGCGGAGGGACTTGTCTGAATCCCGACAAGGATCATATCGGGAGGTGTGATGCTCCGTGTAACTGA